Within Cyprinus carpio isolate SPL01 chromosome A11, ASM1834038v1, whole genome shotgun sequence, the genomic segment TGTTATAGCTATAGAGTGTACTGTCCTATTCTTATAGAataagaatgattattaaaacattatagttattatagttatcatGCTTGGTGTGAACGCCCCTTTATGCTCCATTCAACTTGGTCTGGCAGTCAAAAAGCCATTGCTAGTAGGGGTTTCTACAACTAGACGCCCAAATATTATTGGTGGGCTGTGTAACTGGCTATTCCTTTTGAAAATCTGCCAAATGACGACATGGCAGTAAAAATAAGATCTCATGGTGGATGGATGAGCTCCAATTCACTGACATTAGTAGTTGTTGCTCATTTGCAAGTTATAATTTTCTCATAGGTCACATCACCAACTGAAAATCATGCCAGCTGAAATCACTAACTCTTAACTGATAATGATTTTAGGTCGCTTTTCTGTTGATTGCTGTATGTACAAATGGAAAAGAGATGAAACTCTAGACAAGCAGAAGTCAAAACCTTCTAAAAAGGCATTAAAGGAATGTATCTGTACAGAATTGcgcataggaaaaaaaatacaaatacatttcagGATAAAACTAAACACTGAATGGACACTTATGTTCTCTCTGAGGTCTTTCTGAAGGCCCTACAGTTTAATTAGGTGAGTAATCATCCCTGAAAGCAGGGCATACTCAGGGAGGTACATGTAAATCTGTGAAATTAATCTAGTCCCAAAAGACAGAATATTAAGAGATGAAACCACTTTTGAGTAACCCAAGCACACACTACAGAGCTCAGAGATGGCAACACACCCACAAGTTCAGCAGAAGGTTCAGAGTGAAGACACAAAGGGGACGGAGATAAAATCCAAGCCCCTATTTTGTCAAATAGTGCAATTAAAAGCTGCCTTTTTACCACTTCAGAAAAAGGACTGAATGATACATCAAATATTCGCTACATATCAAATTATGTATGGCAACCTAAAATTAAGCAACATATCACAGTGACTTGAATGACCATTCAGTTTGGCCTTTAAGGTTGCTAAAGACTAGCTTCATGATACTAACACTGGTCCATTTGCACTTTCAATCAAAAATGTTACTACATGCTACTTTTACATAAACTTGCACCTACAATTGCACCTTTTTAGCCAGGAAAGTTTCACTGCGCGAGAGTAAATGCTGTTTATGTCGGAATAGGTTAGTGttaagtagggctgtgcaattaatcgcatttgaTTGTTATGCACATCTCGTCATTAAAGCCagtcctgtgattagtagtaaatcactatcacctgctttcagattgagcggcattcactacacagagctgtagttcactgacagtTAGGCAATATCGCGTACATAATCACAGATTTTGATTCGAATTCGATTTCGAACATGATATCACCTTGCTTGTTAGTGAACTGTATGTGTAGTGaatgccgctcaatctgaaagcaggtgatgatgatttactactaatcaagggaccggctttactgacgagatgcgcataacaatcaaatgcgattaattgcacagccctagtgttAAGGTTATACATTAGCTAGTGTGCTCAAAAACAATGGCAAAATTTGCATTTAGAGGTTACATGCATTGAAAATGTATAGTCTCGCTCTCTACCGCCACTACGGATAGATAATTTTGATAACATCATTCTGCATTTTAGCTTCTCATTAGATTTCCTCTCCAATCAAAGGCTCTTTAGAATCTGAAGCGTCCCAcccatgattaaaaaaaaaggtgctatAACTGCAGTGGAAATTGGTAtggatgcatcgatccgatacttAGGATCGGTATCAGCTCCGATACTGCCATTTTATGCCGGATCGTGTATCAGTCAGAGAGGTACCGATCCAAATCCGACATTGTGcttatactattctgtgttattgttaagccccacGAAAACACAAACTAAACCACTATAAAGTCTAATTCCAaatgttctgaagctgttccatagttcagtgtgaagtacagatgaatatttaagtcattaaattcaagttcacgtAAACTTTTCTCTACActgcggctgtctgtcatccttcattcagcattcaaactgcgtGTCGCATTTGGTTATGACAGTCAAGGCGATGAAACTCTCTCCAAGAGCGCACAATAACtgagatttaaaactgttaaaagaaaagtctCAATAATCTATCGCACAGATTTAATAAACTACGCATCAATATCTCTttcctttgtgctttgaacttctCTATGCGGAGCTGTGCTGTGACTCTGTGTTGCTTCATGCGCATCATTCTGTGCACGGGAGGCGCATAAGCACTTTGTGCCGCTCTGTATTGGAGCTTTTCGTATTATATAATACTTTTGCGCAATAAAAGATTATTTATAGcgtttcttgttctgtcctataaggctattaataatctaatgtatagcacagtaatggcagcaacatatgatagatagagGACTATCTATCCTCAATCTTACATATGTTGGTGtcttcattactgtgctatacatttaaaagaaatgtcttataattttatagttaatatttatatataaatacatttacttgttttcattaatgtattttacaacaatacaaagagcaatgtataacattttaccagatttagtcctacacttattcacttttatttgttccccactaaataatgttatttcactaaatgtttagattttataaaattgtgaaCTCGTGATTTTTCTACAATAACTTTGCTGctaaattatccactaacctagtttataatagtatttttgtcatagattattaTATGTTtcccatttgttatttttcataaaaatgaagttgtctatatttagtagattgtgtttagcacacaaaagagtgacgatcaggtcaacacacagaagtataaaaattctacactgattaaaaaaaaaaaaaactgcgctgGTATCAGATCGGATCGGAATTGGCCGATACACCgaattttctggaaaaaaaaaaatggtatcgttgcatcACTAGAAAACGGTCACTTGTTCAGTTTTCTATATGGTGAATAAAAGGCACATAGTGCACTTTATAAAGGAAAGTGAATGATTCGGACAGTCTAAATATGCTCTCCATTCAGGTGCTGGCAAAGGACAATGGAGGCAATACCAGTTTAAAACAGTTACTGTACCTTTTCACAGCTTTTTGTGCTAGCATGCGGTTCCCAGCCAGGAATGTGAAGCTGCCTATGATAGCCAAATACTTCAGAGTCTGGAACATGTTCAAGTGAGTCCAGTACACATACATTAGACCCAACATAGCtgcaagtgaagaaaaaaaacaaaacctatgatttttctattttctctCAGAAGCATGTCATATTTCAGAAGTTCAATTAGATGCAGGTCTGTTCATGATGCACAGCCTGTTTCATTCTGAGGACATACTTTTTGTACtgtgctggaaaaaaaatctatttctctATGAAACAAATGAGATTCATACTTTCTGAACCCTATTGTTGCACTCTATTAACTCTATTGATCATGCCAAGTACTGAATGTTGTGTAATAAAAGTCAGACGACTTACCTGCGTGGCCTATGTGGAAGAGAACAGTGCTGGGTGACAGTGTAAAGTTTGAGATATTGGCTCCAAGTTTAAACCACTGTATAGGCAAGAGGAAGAAACATGAGACAGAcagagtaaatgacagaatgacagaccaAATatgtatcctttttttttttttactaatgtgaCAAATCACAACATTACTTTACATAGTTTCATTTAATAGCATATCAGTTATTACGTGAACCCATAATAACGGGTCAGAAGAACATTACCAGTATGAGCAGGAGCAGAAACGGAGAGAGGACCAGGGCAGTAAATGCGTTGGACACAACTGTGGGTGGCTTCTTCTCTGGCTCTCTGAATAGATGCTGTagagacaaaattacaaaaaaaaaaaaatgttacagatAGGACTGGGCATGTtgtgatattgatatttttaGCCTTCATCTTATATACATCTTGATATTTATGAACAAGGAACCATCATTTCAACCAAACAATCAATTAAAGAAAGGAAACAGCATAACTtacacacattatatacacacacacatacatacatatacatatatacatatacctatatacatacacacataaacacacacacacatataaatatccTGTTGTCCTTGTGTACCACTGGAGCACTTACCTGGATTTCTGGTTTGGGTGTGTACAAAGTTTTAGCCTGAATTGTTGAAGGTGCCTCTTCATCTAAGAACTTCAGCACAACGTCAGCCTTTGAgaaaaattaagtataaataaaGACTAAATCCATGTCTTTTTGTAAGGATAATGACAATATAACATTAACAAACACgtcagaaaaaagacaaaaacaacagcacttACAAAAGTCTATTTCAAGATCCCAGAATTCTCTAATGAAAATAACTGCCTTACCACATTCCACAAAATGGGGTTCTCCAGCGTAGCGTCTCCCACCATCAGGTAAAGAGCATAGGTGCCAGAGATGGAGTCaaactctgtttttctctcagttGTGTCCAGCTCAAACTTATACAAATTCTTACTGTCGGGTTCAGCCACAAACACGACCTCCTGACCTGTCTTCTGGTTGTGTAACCTCACAAAGGTCTGAAAGCAATGacttgaatcagttcattcaaatgtttttgaacagtgCATTTGCTTGGAGTGAGATTTTGATGACATTGGTTTAAACAATCACACGTCCCTATCTGAGGTTTTAAGGATCAAAATCTCACAAAAAGGCTCATCTCTCTAATGAAGGCACAAACATACGACTATACAATGAAGGCAGAATTTATTCACTTGTCATGCTTTATGcataaaagaaaaccattttGGATGGAATAATCACCTGGTGGGGAGTGAGTTCCACTCCTGTGGTCTCATCAACTAACTGGAACGTCATGGCAAAGATTTGATGGCTGTCTGCCATAAAAGATGCTTTGGCTTTAGCTGGATATTCCACTCTGAAAAACAGATATCAAACATATGCTGGCtcaattgtataataaaatgaaaattaataaaatagagcTTGATAAAAGCTAATCTTACCTGGTAGTTTTGGGGCCAATGCTCTGGTCCTTGTCCACGACAGACAAATCCATGTTGTTGATGGAAACTCGGGTAGAGACCTTTACCTTGAGCTGAGAAAGTAAATCGAACAAGTTTCAATCTAAGCCTTTAAAATGACACATTACAATAAGAAATTATTTCAATCCATTAAAATGGACACTTGTGTGAATATGctgcaagaaagaaaaaacctACAGCAATTACaataattgtgcatttttttttttttactttgttcagTAAAAGAGGCCAATGACTTCAGAAAATCTCCACAGCAAATGTGACATGCTCTTGACCTTATAATTGTACAATGAACAGTCAGAGCAATTATTCTTTACATAGctacaatgtgaatgaacacactCTAGACCAATTAAACGTGAATGAGGAAATGAATCACAGTTCATTAACAATTAAGAGTTAAACGCTGAGGTCAGCTCATTGAGGTCATGACAAGGCACGACACATAAgataaacacatacaaataacTAAACTTTTGATTTTCCTAGCACATTTCAAAGATTAAGTTAAGTACCTCAACATGGTTGGCAACAAATCGGCTGTCACCAGCAATGGCAACCGAGAACTGATAGTAGCCACTTGCTGGTTGGCTGGCCATGAAATTCAGCTCAAAAACCCCACTGTGATACAAAGGACAGTCTTTTAAACACAGGAAATATTTCCAAATTAAATGATCATTGTCATCAGGCATATTACACTAATTATCCAGAGTTTGGAaatcttttaaaagtaaaatattcaataataaaatattcaagcaCTGTGCACACTAAATAAAGGGaaagtttaaatgtattataaataaactcaaaGCCCATACGTACATGATTGATTTAACTTATTAGTTCTTGCTGGTCAAACATGCATGTTTGAACTGttgtttaacatatttaatgtgcTCTATCTATGTGTGATGattaatgtgtatatatgaataaaagcttaacttaaactaaaacaatttCGTCATATAAAGGGATTGTGTCTTTTTTCAGAAGAATTAGACTAAACCaattgattcatatggattactttttcaatgtaattatgtacattttgaagcttgaaaactGATTGCGTATTCAATGGATGGtcaaaaataagtgtttatttgtgttccgaGGATGAATAAAAATCTGATGGGTTTGGAAAGGCATGAGAATGAGTGTGTTTTTggtagaggtcgaccgatgtatcggttttgctgattaatcggcaccgagagttgattgctggaacaatcggttatcggcaaaaatccatgcctcCTTTGCTGGAGCGACTAAGAAGGGTCTGTTTTCAATATAAAGTGCGAGAGTTGTCTCTAgtagttgaaatcactgacagcacatgctatttgtttagacaTGTGATGCTGCAGGCTGAACAGAGCGAGAAACTTCAGacccggatttaaatgcagctgacagaaaagcCTGCCGTgccacagagcgccattcacatagttttccattaaattacattatattcgctccgaatcgttgttaatgtacataatgaattatatattgagcattttcatcgaaacgtttgtctttctgtggctctaataaagtctgtatgcttcatttatagagctgtAATATAGATtgctctttccgtttgctctgttttttaaacactgaacttcaaacttatctatgcctcattgttcattcttgaagtaaacttgtgtctgtttttaataaataaactgctttAGACCATTGCTCGAGCTGAACGTGACGTGtccggagtgtgtgtgataccgcTGAGTTCTCAGACTCAACGcttctcttttattttgattagataatcattaagtgttcaagaatagaagcagttaaagtgtgtgAATATACATTGTGCTGGTGTAATTGTAATGCTATggcctttgtgtatatatttaaagatttgcatctttaagcatgactgctgaaatgaaatggtaacactttcaaataagagtccatttgtaacattaagattaatgaaagctgtgtaagtgttgttccttgttagagtgtggtaatttcaacatttactattactactactactactattattactattactagtatggttcagaactgtttttttaaatacagcactattttagtttttgttcagtatccattttaaaaactatcggttaattaatcggtatcaGCCAGTGTGGTCCATCCTaactatcggtatcggcaaaatccactatTGGTCGACCTCTAGTTTTTGGGCAAAGTAACCCTTAACTTTTTAAGTGAAGTATGTTTAGTAGCATGTTAATGTTTTCTGCAGTTTCCAAATTTGTATGGCATTATCCATTATTTTAAAGTTGTCATCTGCAATGCACATACTCTCTGAGGGTGAATGGTGCCTGGCTTAGGATGGCAGATTTTGAGGAAGTAGCAGTGGCTGACTCCACCAGCACACTTGCTGAACTGAGGGGCTTGCAAAGGACATTCGTCACCTGAAGCTGCAGTATCAAACACATATATTACAGATTATTTcagcagtgtaaaaaaaaacaaaaaaaaaaaaaaacaatgaaacaaacaaacacacacacacacacacacatatatatatatatatatatatatatatagagtgagagagagagagagagagaggaagggaggaaagagagagagggagagagagagagagagagagagagagagagagagagagagagagagaggagagagagagagagagagagagagagagagagagagagagagagagagggagagagagagaacacactcAAAACTGAGGCCTACCCGGAGGAAGGGCTGGCTGTGGGATATGGCAGCAGGGCCCTGGGCACTGACAATGACGGGCACATGGAAGCGATTGTTGGAAAGCGATTCAGCTGCGCTAGCCACACTGAATGCCTCTGAGAGAGAGTCCCAAGACTTCTTACTGAAGATGGAGTTCACGAGCTGGATTACCTGATCCTGTGATGGACAAGTGGAGGAGCCATTTATCTTGAGACAGCACTTCAAACACTTACAGAAAGTATTTGTCTTACATAGTTATATGTTTATTTTGAGTTGGCTAAACTATGAACCTCTTTCAGGGGGGGCTCCATGTCCACATGATCAGACAAGGCATAAGCAGCAGAAACAAACAGTGCTGTGGCCTCTAACCCCTCCTCAAACTGAAGATACACTCCACCCAGATCATCTAAACGGGCAGCGAGATCCtacaatgaagaaaaatatacaaatcacactagaataccaaaaaaaatattataataatgttttctggtACACAGCAAATGTGACCAATCAGAAAAGTTTGAAGCACAGTGCAAAATAGATTTGTCCTTAGTTGACTGTTAATAACAACACTTATGTTACTTATTATAGgaccattaagttttttttttcttcgtattTTGCACATAATTTTTGCAAATGAATAATGAAGCATATTATTAACCATGACTGAATTATTTTGAACTATcaagtttctttttgtttttaatttatggatgatgcattgctaataataactagcagtattattttaataaaacagtggtatgtttattattttattagggggaagtcatggcctaatggttagagagtttaactcctaaccctaaggttgtgggttcgagtctcggcaataccacgactgaggtaaccttgagcaaggcactgagcccccaactgctccctgggcacccaCTGCTccgggctgcccactgctccgggtgtgtgtgttcactgctttgtgtgtgcgctttggatgggttaaatgcagagcacgaattcagagtatgggtcaccatacttggctgtatgtcacgtcactttacaatagtataattgtcatttttgccATTACTTGCATAGCCCCGCCCcctcagttaaagggatactccaccccaaaatgaaattttgtcattaatcacttacccccatgtcgttccaaccctgtaaaagctttgttcatcttcggaacacaatttaagatatttcggatgaaaaccgggaggcctgtgactagtggtcgaccgatatatcgtcAAGGCTGATATattggccgatatttggcatttttcaaatatgggcatcggccgataagtttttctgtttggctgatgCCGATTTTATTTTGACGGCCcgacagacttttattttgacggcgctgagaaCGCAGCGCCTGAACACACAGTGCTCACgttctccctcttgttcgctgtcgtcgttaacagttctgtctaatacgattagacgtctgtctaataatcagatagaatggttaaaggaattaaaatgtatgcaaaaaagtattataacaattgcttttatattgttaatattagaaaggctaacattataatatttctcgtttgccgtcagcattcagcaaatacgcttttacatcatttaaacaaatctttgaatgactaatgaatatctaatttcaaaaaccttgcaaacttagtcgaatccagctgtgagatcttatgAAGTGTGGATGTGTGTCTTGCACGAtcgtgtgttctctgtgtgacggtcggtccatgtgaattgaatgctgacagaaggagagttcagcttcactgaCATGCGCGATcgacaaactttaaactcgtgatttcaaattatgctgtgcttCATGCTTTTGCtcaatgtcatattcatgtcattttcactgtgtgctgtatgtaaaatgagtgttaccttgggtttatttgaaaaaaaatgtgattcccaaTACACACAACTTCACAGAATACTGAGTGCcttgttggttacagtgtttacttcctttttatttatatttttgttaaatatttgtttttttgtaaaaaaaactttgtcacttaaagtataagcatgtttattttacacatttattttttttacccatttcaaattatttcaaatttcttaaatacaatgaataaaaatgattcattgaatttacaaaaaattttaagATAAGTGGTTGCAATAGATTTATTTTAGCTACGtttcaataaacaaatttagttgactaactttttattaaatgtagcttaaataaatggtttgcaaccacttacctttaaaaaactttgtattatttttttcagtgacattaaataaaattatatcggctttatatcggccaccctgctttccaagatatcggcatcggctgttaAAAAACCAATATTGGTCGACCACTacctgtcccatagactgccaagtaagttacactgtcaaggtccagaaaagtatgaaagacatcgccAGAATAGTccttctgccatcagtgattcaactgtaacgttatgaagagacAATAAttctttttgtaagcgaagaaaacaaaaataatgactttattcaacaattcatttgtcaacagtctcttctgtgtctATTCATATCAGCGTATGCTCTTCTTCTtcgaataaagtcgttatttttgttttcttcacttacaaacagtattctcgtcgcttcataacgttacggttgaaccactgatgataaatggagtattctgacaatgtctttcatactttccgggaccttgacactgttatttctattggggaagtcgtggcctaatggttagagagtcggactcccaatcgaagggttgtgagttcgagtctcgggccggcaggaattgtgggtggggggagtgcatgtacagttctctctccaccttcaataccatgacttaggtgcccttgagcaaggcatcgaacccccaactgctccccgggcgccgcagcataaaaatggctgcccactgctccgggtgtgtgttcacagtgtgtgtgtgtgtgttcactgctctgtgtgtgtgcacttcggatgggttaaatgcagagcactaattctgagtatgggtcaccatacttggctgaatgtcacgtcactttcactttcactttcacttatttattaagcagtctatgggacagtcacaagcctcccggtttacatccaaaatatcttaaattgtgttctgaagacgaacaaagcttttacgggtttggaacaacatgggggtaagtgattaatgacaacattttcattttgaggtggagtatccctttaacccttTATGGTACGGAGTTGCCATATGGTAAGAAATAACTTCTCTTCTCAAGAgggattttttgaagcatctttgttaagtaaattagatatttttattaacaatttaactTTGTCTAACAcagttttaatgtaaattgagAAAATATCAATGTTTCCATATGGCAATGCTCTACCACAGTGGAATtgcagtaatatatttttatagatagtAGCATCAATTATAAgattgctgttatttatttaattgaagtgtttattttagtatagttgtatttttgtataaataaaatttcttcttttcagaaaatgaatacagcaataATTTACAGAAAGACCAATAGGAAGAGTGCAGAGTTAGCTTTGCCATATGTGATGAGAATGAGGATGAGTTAACCTTCAGTGAAGGTTAAATGATTGATTAAAGATAGAC encodes:
- the rpn2 gene encoding dolichyl-diphosphooligosaccharide--protein glycosyltransferase subunit 2 isoform X1, which codes for MAHLCLFSLLVLSLVLETQALTPTHHLTTTDVARLQALLSQPFTDLKSAYYSVVGLSKLGISVADAAETCRFIKSNLDPSSVESLFFAAEASQALPGCEIPVSNDTRDLLLATVSEDSTASQIHQSVSALSSLGLPLASQEVVSALKARISKEDNVLTIILALQTASRLSQQAELGEILEEIEDLAARLDDLGGVYLQFEEGLEATALFVSAAYALSDHVDMEPPLKEDQVIQLVNSIFSKKSWDSLSEAFSVASAAESLSNNRFHVPVIVSAQGPAAISHSQPFLRLQVTNVLCKPLSSASVLVESATATSSKSAILSQAPFTLRDGVFELNFMASQPASGYYQFSVAIAGDSRFVANHVELKVKVSTRVSINNMDLSVVDKDQSIGPKTTRVEYPAKAKASFMADSHQIFAMTFQLVDETTGVELTPHQTFVRLHNQKTGQEVVFVAEPDSKNLYKFELDTTERKTEFDSISGTYALYLMVGDATLENPILWNVADVVLKFLDEEAPSTIQAKTLYTPKPEIQHLFREPEKKPPTVVSNAFTALVLSPFLLLLILWFKLGANISNFTLSPSTVLFHIGHAAMLGLMYVYWTHLNMFQTLKYLAIIGSFTFLAGNRMLAQKAVKRIAAEQSSRLAKYRSLR
- the rpn2 gene encoding dolichyl-diphosphooligosaccharide--protein glycosyltransferase subunit 2 isoform X2 codes for the protein MAHLCLFSLLVLSLVLETQALTPTHHLTTTDVARLQALLSQPFTDLKSAYYSVVGLSKLGISVADAAETCRFIKSNLDPSSVESLFFAAEASQALPGCEIPVSNDTRDLLLATVSEDSTASQIHQSVSALSSLGLPLASQEVVSALKARISKEDNVLTIILALQTASRLSQQAELGEILEEIEDLAARLDDLGGVYLQFEEGLEATALFVSAAYALSDHVDMEPPLKEDQVIQLVNSIFSKKSWDSLSEAFSVASAAESLSNNRFHVPVIVSAQGPAAISHSQPFLRLQVTNVLCKPLSSASVLVESATATSSKSAILSQAPFTLRDGVFELNFMASQPASGYYQFSVAIAGDSRFVANHVELKVKVSTRVSINNMDLSVVDKDQSIGPKTTRVEYPAKAKASFMADSHQIFAMTFQLVDETTGVELTPHQTFVRLHNQKTGQEVVFVAEPDSKNLYKFELDTTERKTEFDSISGTYALYLMVGDATLENPILWNVADVVLKFLDEEAPSTIQAKTLYTPKPEIQHLFREPEKKPPTVVSNAFTALVLSPFLLLLILWFKLGANISNFTLSPSTVLFHIGHAAMLGLMYVYWTHLNMFQTLKYLAIIGSFTFLAGNRMLAQKAVKRLERK